A region of the Montipora foliosa isolate CH-2021 chromosome 8, ASM3666993v2, whole genome shotgun sequence genome:
ttttttaaatcttcttACATTGTATGGTGAggattaaaaatatattttacaaatgccttgtcaaacgaatacgaGTTGCGAGATCAAAGTATAACGAAAACCCTACCCCAGTGGGAAAAGGGAAAGTAGAGAAGGGACaagggaacgaggttgcaagagagtttgattccccatgACATGTTTTAcactgaaaacgctttggcgattttgtACATGGCATTAATTTTATCTAACTTAACTactgtatattcctgttaaaattacagctgttcaaaaattacagcattACTTCCAATATTGTTGCAAACACGTTGACACTTTCATTGTTGTTCCAAATACAAAGTATACAAGGGTTTGACTTAAATTTCTGTTGTTATTGTGTTATTGTTAACTTAGATAAGATGAGTTGCAgtctgaaataaaacaaaacttcAACTACTATTGGGTTCCAAACGTGGCAACCTGGTACAAATCTGGAAACTATGTATTACATTGACTGTCTCGTTGGCTATTAGCAATAGCTCCACTAGTTATATTTTTGAAAagtgaactacggatatcagatttccagcattttcattggctcgccggacacaggctatcacttcttattattcaacacatcgTGACAatatgtccaaatatggtcatagcacgctcaatattcgtcgtgcgtactcaacgtatatcctgcgatatacgtaattttgtgtgtcgcggagaaaaatggtagtttttccagctttttttttccgaacaaacgtagaaaattgtgctttgtcgtcaatgtgttgaatattaaaacaattatcctgctcaatcttgcggaatatcgcatGATTTTAGCCAACGCGGCCTacgccaaacgctcgcaacatttcagcgcaacatcttgcaacatggTTGAACACagcatgttgcgtacgtttggccacactgttgcgatatgttgcgatatTTTGCAACATGTTGCATGTTGCAAACATTTTGGATGCTGTACTCGTTTGACCATgctcacgcaacattgttgcactagtAGGGCATGCGCGATAGGTCCACTTGTAGCGTTCCAGGGGCCTGGGGAGCATAAACatcgacatgttgcgttgaaaatgttgaaaatgttgcgtgcgtttggccaacccgttcaacacatgccgcaacatcatgcaacaatgttgcaagatgttgcgttgaaatgttgcgagcgtttggccaggcctttaaatATAACTGCTCTACCTCATATGGTCAAGAAACGCAACGGAATTGACCgtggcagaaatcgatgctttagtcgacaatgtTGTTGATCCTGCAGTATTCAATAAAACAAccattctactcgggcttgctggcaatagaatgattataaccaactcggcgccaCGCGcttcgttggttatctatcactttaTATCCAGCGTGCCCTCGTAgattaattgttaaatattcttcaGCACAACCTATTTAAAGGTTACTGTTCTAAATGCTGATAGCTTTGTCCTGTGTAATATAATTATGTTCGTCCATTATAATTGCTTCATAATATGATTTTTATGGCTGTCTCTGAAGATTGGTTGCAAAACGAGTTATCTACATGGGAGCAGATAAGttagttaaatgaaattaatgTATGTAATATAACTATTTTGGGACAGACAGTCTTTAAAAAGCAACcacaaagttaatttttttcaaggccCGCAGCACAAATGGGCTTACTTTCTTAAGCCCGGGAGATTTCTGATGAACGAAGGACTTCACCAGGGATCTTTCTTTCAGACACATTGAGGATTTCAAGTGCAGGTGAAGTCGGATGTTGACGTAGAACTCTCGTAGATGGTGCTGTTTCTGCAGGACGCCCTCTAAACAGAAATGGACAACGGTATAGCATTTCTTTCATCTTCTCTCGGAATCTCTGGCTAAACAATGCATATACAAACGGATTGACAGCTGAATTAAACATCATCACAGTGTGAGCAATGAAAACTTCATCACTGATTGATTTCTCCACAATGAAGTGCAATACTGTGTCTGTGATCCAACAGGTTTCAAACATGGCGCTGACGACCAAAACCATTAAGGTGACCCTCTTCCTTACTTTTATTACACCCTATGAAAATAGGAATGTTTAAGAATTGCGCAGAATCAAGTGAAACTGTAATATATCAGTTCCAAAGCCCATCGAGTACACGCTACTTTGAGAGTGTCTTGTTATTGTTGGTTTGTTGGCCTTAAGTATACAGTCTGAAGTGTAAATTTTACATTTCCATCTTGTATGACAATAGAAATCAGTAAAATGCAAGAGAGTAAAGGATTGATCCCCATATAAAAGAGCTATTCACTTAAACCATTGCCATTGACACAAAACAGTGGGATCACCCTTAGAAGGGTGTATGATCTTTCGAACTATTCGACCTCCTTAATAAATCAGTATGTCATTAATGTGGATTACTATTTTGTTGGTAATGATGGATAAATTATTATCGAAACAGGAtatgatttctttttccttctaAGGACAAAGTTAATATGATTTGTTTAAACATAATAGGAAATTCAATGCAATATTTTATCACTTCTATGCCATCTACCGTGACAAACGGCTTGAGAGTAGGTGTGTGTCACATCAAAAGAGAGTTTATGACGAAGTTGATTCAGCAAATGCACAAACAAATTCGAAGTAAACGACGGCGTGGTGTAATATCAACAAAGTTCATTGAAAACAACTACAAACAGCCAAGATGGCTGATCGTTTAAGCCCTTGAAAGGATTTTTGTTTGTGGGggagggcggggggggggggggggggaagctgTCATTCTAAAGAAAGCCGCAGCCGCTAACGCAAACAGTTGGCAAGAAAGTGAAACCCGagaatgtaaataaataaataaataaataaaaatatgattaaTAGGGGTTAAAATTAAGGGTGGTAAGCCATAAACTCTTGAAAAACTATTAAGGAACATAACGGCAACCATACCAAATTTCAGGAGTGCATGTAATACTGAATGATATCTAAACGAATGCGAGTTtctcatcaggggttccaagcACCGGAAGATGGGAAGATGGCAGAGTGTATTGCTGCGAATATCGTAACCCGTTTTCGTTTTCCAGAAACTAGGAAGACCAATCAAAGTCTTTACAagagatatcgctttgatgatccacacgatgtttttgaaattcatctttaatcaagacatgtttcggatgaaacatcatccatcgtcagttgtacaatgagaaataaactaaagttgagcaataaatagtgtagcAAAGTGAGATATAAGATGAATAATTAAgaatgaaggcgagaacagaacaaccacgaaacaaaacagaaaaaaccagactatttaagctaagaaaagaaactaattagtatgaaagggataaattaagatgtttgacttgggagtttaaagatggctgctcccaaacgATATGTATgccttctttaattttcaattggaaacttgtggaagcagagtcgaggattttaaaacagtcttctgaacaccgggaacgacaattttcaaaagctctcaagtgcttaaagatgtgggaatgtttgtcgaaggcgagatgttcacggatgcgagtggcgaagtATCTATtggtttcgccaatataacaggcattacagcctgcacatgaaaacttttAATTactcgcgatcgtaaacccgtAGGGATATgatccttcgccccaaaccaactcctgaTTTTAAACGGcgtgaacaccaacttaatttccaggtcgctgAAAAATgtgttgactaatttcttaattctgcgttgtgttatgatggaaaagggaccgatgtacggtaatttaaaatacaaacaattgtccttccgagcaacactctgagaggaatcggaggtaaagtaattgttgagaaactttctaacaacattctcgataacgctagaaggaaacaaattcttccttaatgttttggtaaggttgcttatatccaagtgaaaaccagtccaagtattattaattttaaatactcgGTCAACCAGAGTGCGTACTAGTCCTAATTTGTAACTAAAAGGTACAAAGCTGTAATAATTAGTGAGAAGACCTGTGTAGGTCTTCTTGTGGAAAACCGAGGTAATAATGCCCTGATTACTATGGTTATCTAAAAGCACATCTAAGAAGAGGAGCTTGtggttttcttccttctccATAGTAAACTTGATGTTAGGATGCTGGCTGTTGATATAActaaagaaagataaagcatCCTGCTCGGtattaaacaaacaaaaggtGTCGTCGACATATCCTACGGTAAAACTCGATACCTGAATTGTAATTTTCTAACCAGCGtttctcatggtgacccataaagagattaGCTAATACAGGAGCAAGCGGGGAGCCCATGGCTACCCCATCAATTTGATCGTAAAAATTacccaaaaatgtaaaatggGTTTGGGCAGtggcaaagaaaaataacttagtAAGATTTTCCCGTCCTAATTTAATATCTGGATTGCACTTCATAATGTAGTCTACCGCTAAGTCGATGGATTCGATGAGGgaaatgttggtgaaaagaCTCTCGACATCGAAAGAAACCATGAACTTATTTAGGGTATGGAGTCTAGTGACTTCGCTAACAAAAGTAAAAGTGTCGTGAGCACAGTAGTCATTAGGGATGTGAGGGTTTAACAATGTACATAAATACTTAGCTAGGATGTAATTATAGGTTCCAATCGAAGAAACAATGGGCTAGTGAAGTCACTAGACTCCATACCCTAAATAAGTTCATGGTTTCTTTCGatgtcgaaagtcttttcacCAACATTCCCCTCATCGAATCCATCGACTTAGCGGTAGACTACATTATGAAGTTAGTTTTCTTTGCCACTGCCCAAAcccgtttttcatttttgggtaATTTTTACAATCAAATTGACGGTGTAGCCATGGGCTCCCCGCTTGCTCCTGTATTAGTTtatctctttatgggtcaccatgagaaaCGCTGGTTAGAAAATTACAATTCAGGTATCGAGTTTTACCGTAGGATATGTCGACGACaccttttgtttgtttaataCCGAGCAGGatgctttatctttctttagTTATATCAACAGCCAGCATCCTAACACCAAGTTTACTATggagaaggaagaaaaccaCAAGCTCCGCTTTTAGATAACCATAGTAATCAGGGCATtacagaccactttcataaatggcgaccgatTTGATATTCTATTGTTTTAATGTTAATTggacctactggcctcattttggttaacatattcttttgaattttgcgcattgcagcgaggctagaaaggcttatcagcattagaacaaaagaatattttatcgggccgccattatgaaaatggtctattgcctCGGTTTTCCACAAGACGACCTACACAGCTCTTCTCACTAATTATTACAGCTTTGTACCTCTTAGTCACAAATTAGGACTAGTACGCACTCTGGTTGACcgagtatttaaaattaatattacttggactggttttcacttggacataagcaaccttaccaaaacattaaggaagaatttgtttccttctagtgttatcgagaatgttgttagaaagtttctcaacaattactttacctccgattcctctcagagtgttgctcggaaggacaattgtttgtattttaaattaccgtacatcggtcccttttccatcataacacaacgcagaattaagaaattagtcaacacATTTTTcagcgacctggaaattaagttggtgttcacgCCGTTTAAAAtcaggagttggtttggggcgaaggatcctatccctgcgggtttacgatcgcgagtAATTaaaagttttcatgtgcaggctgtaatgcctgttatattggtgaaaccaatagacacttcgccactcgcatccgtgagcatctcgcctccgacaaacattccgacatctttaagcacttgagaggttttgaaaattgtcgctcccggtgttcagaagactgtttaaaatcctcgactctgcttccacacgtttccaattgaaaattaattaaaccatgcatatcctttgggagcagccatctttaaactcccaagtcaaacatcttaatttatccctttcatactaattagtttcttttcttatctTAAATAgtctggttttttctgttttgtttcctgGTTGTTCTGTACTCGCCTTCATTCTTAATTATTCAtcttatatctcactttgttacactatttattgctcaacgtTAGTTCatttctcattgtacaactgacgatggatgatgtttcatccgaaacatgtcttgattaaagatgaatttcaaaaacatcgtatggatcatcaaagcgatatcttacttcgtgctgctacgaAGTTTCGGTATTACAAGAAAGTATTTGCTATGTCAACATCTaacaaaaaacaataaataaatagacaAGTTTGATCCGGGTGGCGCAATTGTGTGTAGATTTGGCAAATACGGGTGCCAACACTTTAAACTACTGGCTGAGTAAATAGGGATTTTAGGCAGCGTTTAAATGAACGCTGTTTGACATCAACACGGTTTCAttacttcgaaaccgcgtcaaaatcgatgcggtttggaagtgtttacacggaatcGTTTTTGCCAGAAAATCAAACTTAGTCttgatggtataagcgagcaGTCCACCACATGCGAACAGTGCAAATCTCACTCCAAAATactaaccgtattcaaatcgatgtggtttcgctgtttacgagacagatgaaaccgtatcgttttgaaaacgctcaaCTTTTGGCAGCATTTTCAAATCGACCCTGTTTCGCCAACGGTCTCGATCGGTGACGTGTAAACAGAAGAcgtaaccgcatcgaaaacaatgcggttacaaatgaaaccgcgttcaTGTAAAGGCTGCCTAAGATCTACTACAGCGACGTCCACGAAatcgtcacctcaaaatagaaattTGCTCTGTTGAAGTCCCTCACGATCGTTCCATATCGTTCTAGTCACGAAGTATCCCAAAAAAAAGTTGTTCGTTCGTGTTCAgggtaaaaatagagaatgaatggttcaaaatctaaaatttgGTTTAGGTGGCTCTTTGCAAATGGGTTAAAATCCCTTACATCAAAAAATATACGTTGCTCCATTTAGCAAAACCCTCGCGCACTAACTTCCAGGCGGGCTTCATCTGATGAGTTGGTTCTGCTTCTTAGAATTTCTCCGGTTAGGGTCTGCAGATCTGGTTCGATCTCGAAATCATGGCATACATCCTGGAGCAGCGATTCGAACAAATTTCGCACTTCGTCATGCCTCCTATAGACAAACCCACCTTTCATACACGACACTGCACAATCGACGTCAAATCTCTTGCCACATGGACATACAGACGGGAGGTACTTCGGTGTCCAATGGTACCTTAAACTAAGTAAATCGTAGAATTCCCTCTTGTTTAGATTGTAGTTTTCTGACTTCAGTGGTAGTGTATTTTGCCAACTACAGGCGCCTTTCAGCATGGCTATGCCACTTGCCCTCAGTTGTTCAGGGCTCATCTTCGCACAAATTTGCTCTAGGATGGCTTCTTTGTGTTCCTCCC
Encoded here:
- the LOC138012672 gene encoding pyroglutamylated RF-amide peptide receptor-like, with protein sequence MIIIAKERYYTVVHPLGDKGKITTCLLKVIVPFTWIFALIFVMSGLILQGFRKELAVRSCDLYWTNQKLKLVYHSIWLTLICIFLILMVGLYSSVVYTLWFKPRGDNEVTNQQGVIKVRKRVTLMVLVVSAMFETCWITDTVLHFIVEKSISDEVFIAHTVMMFNSAVNPFVYALFSQRFREKMKEMLYRCPFLFRGRPAETAPSTRVLRQHPTSPALEILNVSERKIPGEVLRSSEISRA